GGGTTTTGGTAAAACATCAGCAATCGCACGGGCTAAACTTGGTTTCTCTGCTATGAATAAACGCATAATAACTTATCTTTTTTAGTTTAGATGTTGAGATGAAAGTAGCATTTGACATTGAATTGGAGGTGTCGGTAATGCTTTTTTCTTTGTATGTTTAGACGGTTTTCTTGGCTCAAACCACGAATAAAGGGTTGCATCACAACCTTCTCCTGCTGGGATAGGGGCTTGGTTCTTACAACTAGTCGAGTCCTCTGGACAAGTTAAACGCACGTGCATATGTGCGGTATGACCAAACCAAGGACGAACTTTTCGCAACCACGAACGATCACCTTTTGCAGTTTGACATAATTTAACTTTGATCGCTGGATTAACAAAAATACGTGCAACATTTTTATCCGTTGCCGCCAAACGCACTAAATCCGCTTGATGGCTTGTCCAATTACTATTTACAGAATTTCCACTTACCATCACCGTTGCCGTTGGTTTTTCGGCCTGTTTATCACTTAAAGGCCCAAAACGTAGCCAAATATCTGAATCTAATCCCGTTTGATGACTCGCGTGACCAGAAGCAAAACGCCCCCCCGCAGGCATTCCCATATCGCCAATCAATAAAGTCGGTAAACCTTCATTTTGAGCATTCTTTCCTAAACGCTGAATAAAACTCACCAACTTGGAATGCCCGTAAAAACGGTTTTTATACGAACGGATTACTTGATACCCCTCTCCTTTTAATGGAAGGGTATCCGCCCCAATAATACAACCATTTGCATAACTCCCCACCGATTGCATTTTACCCTGCACTGGCGATTTGATCTTTTCCCAAGAACTCGCATTGGCTGATACTGTTAATAACAACGATGTTGAAACTAGCACTAGTTTTAATAATTTCATTTTGTTTCCTAATTTTTTAATATTGCATATGCTTTAATGTAAAGGAGCATTAGATATGCTCCCGCTTTACTTTACAAATAATAGTGTTAACAGGAGGATATTCCATTCGCCATACTCATTAAATCCTCCTTCACCATTCTATTTGCACTGTGCCTTAAACCGCAATAGATGATCCAACAACACAATCGCCATCATTGCCTCTGCAATAGGTACAGCACGAATACCTACGCAAGGATCGTGGCGACCTTTGGTAACAATTTCAACAGCTTGATTATTGATATCCACCGTATCCCCTGAAATGGCAATGCTTGACGTTGGCTTTAACGCAATATGTGCAATAATAGGTTGCCCAGAGCTAATCCCGCCTAAAATTCCCCCCGCGTGATTTGATTTAAAACCTTGTGGGGTGATTTCATCTCGGTGTTGCGTGCCTGTTTGCTCAATCACATCAAAACCATCGCCAATTTCTACCCCTTTTACCGCATTGATCGACATCAGTGCGTGAGCTAAATCAGCGTCTAAACGATCAAAAACAGGCTCACCTAAACCAACAGGGACATTTTCAGCAATCACAGTAATTTTTGCACCGATTGAATTGCCTTCTTTTTTTAAGTTTCTAATCAACTCATCAAACTGTGGAATCGCTTTCTCATCAGGACAGAAAAAAGGATTGTTGTTTACTTGTTGCCAATCCATTTTTTCAAGATTAGCCGTATATTGCGGAGCAACCTTAATCGATCCCATTTGAGATAAAAAAGCATTCACTTTGATCCCAAACTGCTCTTTTAAATATTTTTTCGCTATCGCCCCAGCCGCCACACG
This DNA window, taken from Phocoenobacter uteri, encodes the following:
- the mepA gene encoding penicillin-insensitive murein endopeptidase; amino-acid sequence: MKLLKLVLVSTSLLLTVSANASSWEKIKSPVQGKMQSVGSYANGCIIGADTLPLKGEGYQVIRSYKNRFYGHSKLVSFIQRLGKNAQNEGLPTLLIGDMGMPAGGRFASGHASHQTGLDSDIWLRFGPLSDKQAEKPTATVMVSGNSVNSNWTSHQADLVRLAATDKNVARIFVNPAIKVKLCQTAKGDRSWLRKVRPWFGHTAHMHVRLTCPEDSTSCKNQAPIPAGEGCDATLYSWFEPRKPSKHTKKKALPTPPIQCQMLLSSQHLN
- the aroC gene encoding chorismate synthase, translating into MAGNTIGTLFKVTTFGESHGEALGCIVDGVPPNMALCEEDLQIDLDRRRPNGSRYTTARREEDKVQILSGVFEGKTTGTSIGLLIKNSDQRSQDYDQIKDRFRPNHADYTYQHKYGIRDYRGGGRASARETAMRVAAGAIAKKYLKEQFGIKVNAFLSQMGSIKVAPQYTANLEKMDWQQVNNNPFFCPDEKAIPQFDELIRNLKKEGNSIGAKITVIAENVPVGLGEPVFDRLDADLAHALMSINAVKGVEIGDGFDVIEQTGTQHRDEITPQGFKSNHAGGILGGISSGQPIIAHIALKPTSSIAISGDTVDINNQAVEIVTKGRHDPCVGIRAVPIAEAMMAIVLLDHLLRFKAQCK